The nucleotide sequence CGAATCCAAAGTTGGCAGGGGGCTGAAGCGGATCGCGACTTTGTGCGCGAAAGATCGGTGTGATGGGCGACAGGTCTTCGTCGAAGATTTCGCGAGGTTTGGGTTCCGGTAACGTAATGGGCTGTGCGATCTGGTCGAAGTGCGAGGCGACGGTCACGAACGGGTCGCGACTTTCTTCACGCGATTCGCTCGTACCAACCCAGCTTTGAAGACCAGTGGGAGGCTGAACAGCCCCTTGTGTCTGCAGTCCTTCCGCCCGTCGGTTGGCGGAGGTTTCCGTTGTGGGCTTTGTCCTGGGGCGAGCACCCTTGGCCGGACGGGTGGGCTTTTCGGGCTTCCCTTCTGTCCGATTGCGAAGTGTGGTGTGTGGCTGAATCGGCGCAGACTGGCTGCGGACGATGTTGTCGTAATCCCGTTTGTCGACCCAGTTCGGGTTTCTCACGACGTTCGTCTCGATCCGCACGCCCCCTTCCGGGCCCGTTTCGAAGTTCTGCGAGCCTTCGAGGCGGCGTTTCATCAGATGGATTTTCTTGGGATCAGCGAGGTCCCCTGGTTGGACGGGCGAGATGTTTCGCACCAGATTCGTCCGCGTGTGCGGGTGATCCCCCTGAATATGGACGTTCAGATTTCGGATGCGATAGACCTTGTCTTCTTCGATCTTGTAGACGATGTCGACGATCCCGTCGTCTTCCGTCCAGCGGGGGACCGCGTCGACCCGGCAGAACAAGCGGCCCTGCTCACCATATTTCGTTCGGATCGCGTCGACGTCTTTATTGATGTCGCGGGTGTTGTAGTGCACCCCTTCCGCGACTTTCATCATTCCGCGGATTTCCTCTTCCGAGATCACATTGTTGCCGTCGACTTCGATACTTCGGATCTTGTACCGGATCCCCTCGTCGATGGTGTACAGGATCTTGACCTTTGAACGGTCTTCGGAAAACTTCAGCGTGTGCTTGATGTCAACGTCGAAGTACCCCAGGCTGTGGTAGTACTGTTTGACACCTTCGATATCATCCTTGATCGACGCAGGATCGTATTTTCCACCGAACAGCCACAGGATCTGGGTCTTGGTCCGGGTCTTCGTTTTCAGGATCCCGTCGTAGAAATCCTCGTTTCCGTCAAATTCGACGCCGGAAACAGCGACTTTCGGACCTTCGTTGATCAGAAAGACCACTTCGCGATCCTCGCGATCGTTCCCTTTCTCCAGTTCGACCGTCGCAAAGGCATAGCCTTTTTCGTGGTAGTATTCTTCGATACGGCGAGCACACTCGCGGTTTGAACTGACGTCAAACGGGCTGCCGGGCCGGAGCTGAGTCATCGAGTCAAACACTTTCTGTTTGATCTTCTTCAGACCCTTGTATTCGACTCGGCGGACAATGGGACGCTCCAGGACGCGGAAGACCAGCACCACCCCATCGTCGGTGCGACGCAAGGTCGGTTCGACACTGGCAAACCAGCGTGTTCGTACCAGCGCATCAACGTCGTCCTTGATCTGCTTCTGCGTCACAGGGCGACCGGGACGTGTCTTGATGTGTTTGGCGATTTCCGGGTTGGGAATGGTCGAGTTTCCCTCGATGACCACATCCACCAGAGGCTCATCAAGGTGAAAGGGCGTGTCGGGCTTTTCCTCGTCCCCCTCGAACGCGGCAACGGGGCGAATACCCGACAAACCAGAGGTCTTGGCAAGCTTCACCGCCGAGCGATCTTTGCGGTCTGCCGCCGTCGTCGTTGTTCTTTTCGGAGTGGGAAGGTCGAGTGAATGTTCAGGCTCGACCAGACTGCTTTTCGCCGTCTTCGATTTGGCGGCGGACGAGGGACTCGTCGTGGATTGGCCGGATGCATTCTCGACCGCAATCAGACTGCCTGCCACGATTCCCGCGGCGACCATCGAGCGGAAAAATTTCGGCATTGTTTTCAAGCTACGATCGCTGAACGGTCCTGTGCTGACTTTTTGAAATGACTGTGGCTGCGACTGTTGCAGTTCGGAAAGTGACAGATCCGCGGATGGCATTTCGGGAAAGCAGGATAGGGAAAGAATCGATCTGCGACTGGTGAATAGCTTGCCAGCCCCAAAAACCATCGCCCACCGCGAGACGAATG is from Schlesneria sp. DSM 10557 and encodes:
- a CDS encoding POTRA domain-containing protein translates to MPKFFRSMVAAGIVAGSLIAVENASGQSTTSPSSAAKSKTAKSSLVEPEHSLDLPTPKRTTTTAADRKDRSAVKLAKTSGLSGIRPVAAFEGDEEKPDTPFHLDEPLVDVVIEGNSTIPNPEIAKHIKTRPGRPVTQKQIKDDVDALVRTRWFASVEPTLRRTDDGVVLVFRVLERPIVRRVEYKGLKKIKQKVFDSMTQLRPGSPFDVSSNRECARRIEEYYHEKGYAFATVELEKGNDREDREVVFLINEGPKVAVSGVEFDGNEDFYDGILKTKTRTKTQILWLFGGKYDPASIKDDIEGVKQYYHSLGYFDVDIKHTLKFSEDRSKVKILYTIDEGIRYKIRSIEVDGNNVISEEEIRGMMKVAEGVHYNTRDINKDVDAIRTKYGEQGRLFCRVDAVPRWTEDDGIVDIVYKIEEDKVYRIRNLNVHIQGDHPHTRTNLVRNISPVQPGDLADPKKIHLMKRRLEGSQNFETGPEGGVRIETNVVRNPNWVDKRDYDNIVRSQSAPIQPHTTLRNRTEGKPEKPTRPAKGARPRTKPTTETSANRRAEGLQTQGAVQPPTGLQSWVGTSESREESRDPFVTVASHFDQIAQPITLPEPKPREIFDEDLSPITPIFRAQSRDPLQPPANFGFDNSPQGDPFGKAIRDPDPGDWTRMEPPEFIDLDAYVSEARTGRLMFGVGVNSDAGVIGNIVLSEQNFDILKPPRSWSDITNGTAFRGGGQKFKIEAMPGSQVSRYLVDWQDPYFLDTNFNLGLSGFYFTRYYRNWYEDRTGGRIRLGRQLTQTWSTAVALRLEDVNIYNPYLPTPPLLAASVGSNFLSTIRGSLMHDTRDAAFGTTSGHYVDFSYEQAFGEYSYPRFEAEARQYFTTYQRIDGQGKHTLMVRGQASWSGNDTPIFERFFAGGFQTFRGFAFRGVSPMEGGVYTGGNFMVLGGAEYMLPVTANEMIKVVGFTDFGTVNDNVSLSNFRLSLGGGLRVTVPAMGPVPIALDLAVPLMKEEGDIQQVFAFYIGVNR